A section of the Desulfurellaceae bacterium genome encodes:
- a CDS encoding CoA transferase subunit A — MSAVERSPHILDEADAAGWIEDGMTVAVGEPAPMALLRHIIRRGVKNLTVVASGLSLDLLIAAGCVSKAVSYYAGGGFGVAVAPSFRRAAEQSQIEVWECEEGILTAGLRAAAQDLPFLPWRGGVGTSLPEINPDLKVMTDPIKGETLLAVPAITPDVSLLHAATSDPYGNVQHFGGPGWLDLFLYRAADRTLVQVEKIIANEDVRANPWATTIAAADGVLRMPYGAHPFYSRGYYTTDNAFLKTYVRAATDAAQHDDPAGLDHFLNHYCREPETHADYLERIGIKRLLSLYEY, encoded by the coding sequence ATGTCGGCAGTAGAACGAAGCCCACACATACTCGACGAGGCGGACGCCGCCGGCTGGATCGAAGACGGCATGACGGTCGCGGTCGGCGAACCGGCTCCCATGGCCCTGCTGCGCCATATCATCCGGCGCGGGGTGAAAAACCTGACCGTGGTGGCCAGCGGCCTGTCGCTGGACCTGCTGATTGCCGCCGGGTGTGTCAGCAAAGCCGTCAGCTACTACGCCGGCGGTGGCTTTGGGGTGGCCGTCGCGCCCTCGTTCCGGCGCGCGGCTGAGCAGAGCCAGATCGAAGTCTGGGAGTGCGAAGAGGGTATTCTGACGGCCGGCCTGCGGGCCGCCGCCCAGGATTTGCCGTTTCTGCCCTGGCGCGGCGGGGTCGGCACCTCGTTGCCCGAGATCAACCCCGACCTCAAGGTCATGACCGACCCGATCAAGGGCGAGACCCTGCTGGCCGTGCCGGCGATCACACCCGATGTCAGCCTCTTGCACGCCGCCACCTCCGACCCGTACGGCAATGTTCAGCATTTCGGCGGGCCGGGCTGGCTCGACCTGTTCCTGTACCGGGCGGCCGACCGGACGCTCGTCCAGGTCGAAAAAATCATCGCCAACGAGGATGTCCGGGCCAACCCGTGGGCGACGACGATTGCTGCGGCCGACGGCGTGCTGCGCATGCCCTACGGCGCCCATCCGTTCTACAGTCGCGGCTATTACACTACGGACAACGCGTTCTTGAAAACCTATGTCCGGGCCGCCACTGACGCGGCTCAGCACGACGACCCGGCCGGCCTGGACCACTTTCTGAACCACTACTGCCGGGAGCCCGAGACCCACGCCGACTATCTGGAA
- a CDS encoding SDR family NAD(P)-dependent oxidoreductase, translated as MSERIAVVAGVGAGIGARFVETFAQEGYRVAALARNQQSLDRIRDGLGSLAEQCVFWATDITDRDQVAATFERVRSELGPVSLLIANASAAKRGSFLDLSPDEFENHLRGCTFGPFLCVKQAIPDMLANGGGTVVYIGATSSVKGYAKSSGFAPGKFALRALAQCNAREFGPQGIHVFHVIIDGGIDSVPLGEDRACRPGMLDARSIARVVAQAVAQPRDTWMQEFDIRPAEESF; from the coding sequence ATGAGTGAGCGTATCGCAGTCGTTGCCGGTGTTGGAGCGGGTATTGGAGCGCGCTTTGTTGAGACTTTTGCCCAGGAGGGCTATCGGGTGGCCGCCCTGGCCCGCAACCAGCAGTCGCTGGACCGGATTCGGGACGGGCTCGGCAGTCTGGCCGAGCAGTGTGTGTTCTGGGCGACCGATATTACCGACCGTGACCAGGTCGCGGCGACCTTTGAGCGGGTGCGGAGCGAGCTTGGGCCGGTCAGCCTGCTGATCGCCAACGCCAGCGCGGCCAAACGCGGCTCGTTTCTGGACCTGAGCCCGGACGAGTTCGAGAACCACTTGCGTGGCTGTACCTTCGGGCCGTTTCTGTGTGTCAAGCAGGCGATTCCCGACATGCTGGCCAACGGCGGCGGGACGGTGGTGTATATTGGCGCAACCAGTTCGGTCAAGGGCTATGCCAAGTCATCCGGCTTTGCGCCGGGCAAGTTTGCCCTGCGCGCCCTGGCTCAGTGCAACGCCCGGGAGTTCGGGCCCCAGGGCATTCATGTCTTCCACGTGATTATCGACGGCGGGATAGACAGTGTGCCGCTGGGCGAGGACCGGGCCTGCCGACCCGGCATGCTGGATGCGCGGTCCATCGCCCGGGTCGTGGCCCAGGCCGTGGCCCAGCCGCGCGATACCTGGATGCAGGAGTTTGACATCCGGCCGGCTGAAGAGAGCTTTTAG